A genome region from Oenanthe melanoleuca isolate GR-GAL-2019-014 chromosome 2, OMel1.0, whole genome shotgun sequence includes the following:
- the VCPIP1 gene encoding deubiquitinating protein VCPIP1: MSQPQQPPPPSPQQQPQPPPPSASKKRDRRIFSGTCPDPKCQARLFFPAHGPQGSGSIECTDCGRRHEQRQLLAVEEVTDPDLVLHNLLRNALLGVSGAGPPRRNTELVKVNGLSNYHCKLLAPILARYGMDKQTGKAKLLTEMNQGDIFDCSLLGDRAFLIEPEHVETMGYGKDRSGSLIYLHDTLEDIKKANNSQECLIPVHVDGDGHCLVHAVSRALVGRELFWHALRENLKKHFEENLSHYKALFHDFIDAAEWEDIINECDPLFVPPEGVPMGLRNIHIFGLANVLHRPIILLDSLSGMRSSGDYSATFLPGLIPLEKCMGKDGMLNKPICIAWSSSGRNHYIPLVGIKGAALPKLPRKLLPKAWGVPQDLIKKYIMLEEDGGCIIGGDRSLQDKYLMRLVAAMEEVFMSKHGIHPSLVADVHQYFYRRTGVIGVQPEEVTAAAKKAVMDNRLHRCLICGALSEHHVPPEWLAPGGKLYNLAKSTHGQLRPDKNYSFPLNSLVCSYNPMKDVLVPDYGLSNLTVCNWCHGNLMRRVREDGSVLYIDGDRTNTRSSGGKCGCGFKHYWEGKEYDNLPEAFPITLEWGGRVVRETVYWFQYESDTSLNSNVYDVAMKLVTKHFPGEFGSEILVQKVVNTILHQTAKKNPDDYTPVNIDGAHAQRADDVQQGQELESQLPTKIILTGQKTKTLHKEELNMSKAERTVQQNIADQASVMQKRKSEKLKQEHKGQPRTASPGAVREGPSSAPATPTKTPYSPTSAKEKKIRITTNDGRQSMLTLKCTTTFLELQEGIAREFNIPPYLQCIRYGFPPKELLPPKEGMENEPVPLQHGDRIAIEILKGKEESRQAASAHSAHAVKHEDVAVTSKISSKDLQEQVDKEMYSLCLLATLMGEDVWSYAKGLPQLFQQGGVFYSIMKKTTGLADGKHCTFPHLPGKNFVYNAAEDRLELCVDAAGHFPIGPDVEELVKEALSQVRAEATSRSREASPSHGMLKLGSGGVVKKKSEQLHNITAFQGKGHSLGTASSSQQHDQRARETPLLRKHSTETDFSPSAKIEPSVFTAASGNSELIRIAPGVVTMRDSRQLDPTLIEAQRKKLQEMVSSIQASMDRHLRDQNTEQSASGDVSQRKVEAVSSTAKTGSFQAALPESFSAPGGTERLNTESTDGNMVNSVGTTFPARSKAQKGNSVEELEEMDSQDAGITNATEPMDHS, from the exons atgtcccagccccagcagccgccgccgccgtcccctcagcagcagccgcagccgccgccTCCGTCCGCCTCCAAGAAGCGAGACCGGCGCATCTTCTCGGGTACCTGCCCCGATCCCAAATGCCAGGCGCGGCTGTTCTTCCCGGCGCACGGGCCGCAGGGCAGCGGCAGCATCGAGTGCACGGACTGCGGGCGGCGCCACGAGCAGCGGCAGCTGCTGGCCGTGGAGGAGGTGACGGACCCCGACCTGGTGCTGCACAACCTGCTGCGGAATGCGCTGCTGGGCGTCAGCGGCGCCGGCCCGCCCCGCAGGAACACCGAGCTCGTCAAAGTCAATGGCCTCTCCAACTACCACTGCAAGCTCCTGGCCCCCATCTTGGCCCGCTATGGGATGGACAAGCAGACTGGCAAAGCCAAGCTCCTCACGGAGATGAACCAGGGAGACATCTTTGACTGCTCCCTCCTGGGCGACCGCGCCTTCCTCATCGAGCCAGAGCACGTTGAAACCATGGGTTATGGGAAGGACCGCTCCGGCAGCCTCATCTACCTGCACGACACCCTGGAGGACATCAAGAAGGCTAACAACAGTCAAGAGTGCCTCATTCCTGTCCACGTGGATGGAGATGGCCACTGCCTTGTCCATGCAGTCTCAAGAGCACTTGTTGGCAGGGAACTGTTCTGGCATGCTCTCCGAGAGAATCTAAAGAAGCATTTTGAGGAGAATTTAAGTCACTACAAGGCACTTTTCCATGACTTTATTGATGCTGCAGAGTGGGAGGATATTATCAATGAATGTGACCCTTTGTTTGTTCCTCCAGAAGGTGTGCCAATGGGCCTTAGGAATATTCACATCTTTGGTCTGGCCAATGTGCTTCACCGGCCTATCATCCTGTTAGACTCCTTGAGTGGAATGCGAAGCTCTGGAGACTATTCAGCAACATTCCTCCCTGGTCTGATACCTCTGGAAAAATGCATGGGGAAAGATGGCATGTTGAACAAGCCGATCTGCATTGCGTGGAGTAGCTCAGGACGTAACCATTATATTCCTCTGGTTGGAATAAAAGGTGCTGCTTTACCTAAGCTGCCTAGGAAGCTACTTCCTAAAGCCTGGGGAGTTCCTCAAGACCTCATCAAAAAGTACATCATGTTAGAGGAAGATGGTGGTTGCATTATTGGAGGAGACAGAAGTTTGCAGGATAAGTACCTGATGAGGCTTGTTGCTGCAATGGAGGAGGTTTTTATGAGTAAACATGGTATCCACCCCAGCCTTGTAGCTGATGTGCATCAATATTTCTACAGAAGGACTGGTGTAATAGGGGTCCAGCCCGAAGAGgtcactgcagctgccaaaaAAGCAGTGATGGACAACCGCCTTCACAGGTGCCTCATCTGTGGGGCTCTTTCAGAGCATCACGTTCCCCCTGAGTGGCTGGCTCCTGGGGGGAAGCTGTATAACCTGGCAAAAAGTACTCATGGCCAGCTAAGGCCTGACAAAAATTacagttttcctctgaacaGTTTGGTGTGTTCTTACAACCCCATGAAGGATGTGCTGGTACCAGACTATGGCTTGAGTAACTTGACTGTTTGTAACTGGTGCCATGGTAACTTAATGCGTCGTGTCAGAGAAGATGGGTCTGTTTTGTATATTGATGGAGACAGAACTAATACTAGGTCTTCAGGTGGCAAATGTGGCTGTGGATTCAAGCATTACTGGGAAGGTAAAGAATATGACAATCTGCCTGAAGCTTTTCCTATAACTCTAGAGTGGGGTGGAAGAGTGGTGAGAGAGACTGTCTACTGGTTCCAGTATGAAAGTGACACCTCTTTGAACAGCAACGTGTATGATGTCGCCATGAAACTTGTTACCAAGCACTTCCCTGGTGAATTCGGTAGCGAGATTCTTGTGCAGAAAGTTGTCAACACAATACTGCACCAAACTGCCAAAAAGAACCCTGATGATTATACCCCTGTAAATATTGATGGTGCTCACGCCCAAAGAGCTGATGATGTACAGCAAGGACAAGAGTTAGAGTCGCAACTTccaaccaaaataattttgactgGACAGAAGACTAAAACTTTGCACAAGGAGGAGTTGAATATGAGCAAAGCTGAAAGAACTGTTCAGCAGAACATAGCAGACCAGGCTTCTGTAATGCAGAAACGGAAGAGTGAGAAATTGAAACAGGAGCATAAAGGGCAACCCAGGACTGCTTCTCCTGGGGCTGTTCGTGAGGGGCCCTCGTCCGCACCTGCTACACCAACCAAAACCCCATATTCTCCAActtctgcaaaagaaaagaaaattcgAATAACCACCAACGATGGGAGGCAGTCAATGCTTACCTTGAAGTGCACTACCACCTTCTTGGAACTCCAGGAAGGCATAGCAAGAGAATTTAATATTCCCCCGTATTTGCAATGTATTCGCTACGGCTTTCCTCCAAAAGAGCTTCTGCCTCCCAAAGAAGGCATGGAAAACGAGCCTGTTCCTTTGCAGCACGGTGACAGGATTGCCATAGAAATCCTGAAGGGCAAGGAGGAAAGCAGGCAGGCTGCCTCAGCACACTCAGCCCATGCTGTGAAGCACGAAGATGTTGCTGTGACCAGTAAGATCTCATCGAAGGATCTGCAAGAGCAAGTCGACAAGGAGATGTATTCGCTCTGTCTTCTGGCAACGCTCATGG GAGAAGATGTTTGGTCTTATGCAAAGGGGCTTCCTCAGTTGTTTCAGCAGGGTGGAGTATTCTACAGTATAATGAAGAAAACAACAG GTTTGGCTGATGGCAAGCACTGCACTTTTCCACATCTGCCTGGTAAAAACTTTGTATACAATGCAGCAGAAGACAGATtggagctgtgtgtggatgctgcTGGGCACTTCCCAATCGGTCCTGATGTTGAAGAGCTGGTTAAAGAGGCCTTAAGTCAAGTGCGAGCAGAAGCTACTTCAAGAAGCAGGGAAGCAAGTCCTTCACATGGAATGCTGAAGCTGGGTAGTGGTGGAGtagttaaaaagaaatctgaacaACTACATAACATAACTGCATTTCAAGGAAAGGGTCATTCCCTAGGAACTGCATCTAGTAGTCAACAGCATGATCAAAGAGCCAGGGAAACACCACTTTTAAGAAAGCATAGCACAGAAACGGACTTCAGTCCTTCTGCTAAAATTGAGCCTTCTGTATTCACAGCTGCTTCTGGTAACAGTGAGCTTATTCGAATTGCTCCGGGAGTTGTGACAATGAGAGACAGCAGGCAGCTTGACCCCACTTTGATTGAGGCACAGAGAAAAAAGTTGCAGGAAATGGTCTCTTCTATTCAGGCTTCAATGGATAGACATTTGCGGGATCAGAATACAGAGCAGTCAGCATCAGGTGATGTATCTCAAAGGAAAGTAGAGGCAGTGAGTTCAACTGCTAAAACTGGGAGCTTTCAGGCTGCCTTACCTGAATCATTCTCTGCACCAGGTGGTACTGAGCGCTTGAATACTGAATCAACTGATGGTAACATGGTGAATTCTGTGGGAACAACATTCCCTGCAAGGTCTAAAGCACAAAAGGGAAATTCTGTTGAGGAGCTTGAGGAGATGGATAGTCAAGATGCAGGAATCACTAATGCAACTGAGCCAATGGATCACTCTTGA
- the MYBL1 gene encoding myb-related protein A isoform X1, whose product MAERRRSEEDDDFQYMDHDYEVPQQKGLKKICSKVKWTREEDERLKKLVEQNGTDDWAFIASHLQNRSDFQCQHRWQKVLNPELIKGPWTKEEDQRVIELVQKYGPKRWSLIAKHLKGRIGKQCRERWHNHLNPEVKKSSWTEEEDRIIYEAHKRLGNRWAEIAKLLPGRTDNSIKNHWNSTMRRKVEQEGYLQSVIKSESASSAELQPQPCLTMEHLHTQNQFYVPVQTHIPTYQYASPESSCLEHAPSSSNIVQQPFIDDDPDKEKKIKELELLLMSAENEIRRKQMSSQAGSLSCWSGNFIMEDCMPNTLSSLEEQTSNFYSMDETRITPVQQNSPPKYLGVEANRMLTPLQTIPEFAETLDLMEIDPVAWSDTCFELSEAVVSPVKPAPVKLMRLQHSEGAAECQYNVGVMLDGKNHSSASGDEETVFSTTSNLTKFSNPPAILRKKKRLRVGQSPVTDLNDGLCNDTVNVALKRTPVKTLPFSPSQFFNTCSGNEQFNFENPAFTSTPICGQKVLITTPLHKEMTPQDQKENVGFRSPTMRRSLLGSTPRTPTPFKNALAAQEKKYGPLRLMSQPLAFSEEDIREVLKEETGTDIFPKDEDDTLYKNCKQEHNFSKKVRKSLVLDSQEKEEAGAQRLTEDNSLDVQPNRDWEAVVYGKTEDQLIMTEQARRYLSTYTATNSSSRSLIL is encoded by the exons ATGGCGGAGAGACGGCGCAG TGAGGAAGACGATGACTTTCAATATATGGATCATGACTATGAAGTACCACAGCAAAAAGGTTTGAAGAAGATATGTAGCAAGGTGAAATGGACCCGTGAAGAg GATGAAAGGCTAAAGAAGCTGGTGGAACAAAATGGTACAGATGATTGGGCTTTCATTGCTAGTCATCTACAA AATCGTTCAGATTTTCAGTGCCAGCATCGATGGCAGAAGGTACTAAACCCAGAATTGATTAAAGGTCCCTGGACTAAAGAAGAAGATCAGAGG GTTATTGAATTAGTTCAGAAGTATGGTCCAAAGCGCTGGTCTCTAATTGCAAAACACCTGAAAGGAAGAATAGGCAAGCAGTGCAGAGAAAGATGGCATAACCATCTCAATCCTGAGGTAAAAAAGTCTTCGTGGACAGAAGAAGAGGACAGAATAATCTATGAAGCTCACAAGCGTTTGGGAAACCGATGGGCTGAAATAGCAAAACTTCTTCCTGGAAG GACTGataattcaattaaaaatcaCTGGAATTCAACAATGCGAAGAAAGGTGGAACAGGAAGGATATTTGCAAAGTGTTATAAAGTCTGAAAGTGCTAGTTCTGCTGAACTTCAACCCCAGCCTTGTCTGACTATGGAACACTTGCACACTCAGAATCAATTTTATGTGCCTGTTCAGACACAT ATTCCAACATATCAATATGCCTCACCAGAAAGCAGCTGTCTAGAACATGCTCCATCTTCTTCCAACATAGTTCAG CAGCCATTTATTGATGATGATCCtgataaagaaaagaaaataaaggaacttGAATTGCTACTTATGTCAGCAGAGAATgaaatcagaagaaaacaaatgtctTCT CAAGCTGGAAGCTTGTCTTGTTGGTCTGGAAATTTTATCATGGAGGATTGTATGCCTAATACACTAAGTAGCCTTGAGGAACAAACAAGTAATTTCTACAGCATGGATGAGACCCGGATCACACCTGTTCAGCAGAATTCACCACCTAAGTATTTGGGTGTAGAAGCAAATAGAATGTTAACACCTCTACAAACCATTCCAGAATTTGCAGAGACACTAGATCTTATGGAAATT GATCCGGTGGCATGGAGTGATACCTGTTTTGAGCTTTCCGAGGCTGTTGTGTCCCCTGTCAAGCCAGCTCCGGTAAAACTAATGCGGCTTCAACACAGTGAAGGGGCTGCCGAGTGCCAGTATAATGTTGGCGTTATGCTTGATGGCAAAAACCACAGCAGCGCCAGTGGGGACGAGGAAACAGTTTTTTCAACAACCTCAAACTTAACTAAGTTCAGCAATCCACCTGCTATCctgagaaagaagaagaggTTGCGTGTTGGGCAGTCCCCGGTTACTGATCTGAACGATGGCTTGTGTAATGACACCGTCAATGTCGCACTAAAGCGGACGCCAGTGAAAACACTACCATTTTCTCCATCACAG TTTTTCAACACTTGCTCTGGAAATGAACAATTTAACTTTGAAAATCCTGCATTTACGTCAACTCCAATCTGTGGGCAGAAAGTTCTTATTACGACTCCTCTACACAAGGAAATGACACCACAAgatcaaaaggaaaatgtggg TTTTAGAAGTCCAACAATGAGAAGATCTCTTTTGGGTTCAACACCAAGGACGCCAactccttttaaaaatgctttggctgctcaggaaaaaaagtatgGTCCTCTCAGACTTATG TCACAACCACTTGCCTTCTCAGAGGAAGACATTAGGGAAGTTTTGAAAGAGGAAACTGGAACAGATATATTTCCCAAGGACGAAGATGACACTTTGTATAAAAACTGCAAGCAGGAG cacaacttttctaaaaaagtcagaaaatcaCTGGTCCTAGAttcacaggaaaaggaagaggcTGGAGCCCAACGCTTGACAGAAGATAATAGTTTAGATGTACAG